DNA from Fibrobacter sp. UWB15:
CTATATCGGCATTTATGGCTGGATGGAACAAGTTTCCGGTGCTCCGAGCAACCTGGTTGAATACTATGTGATTGACAATACTCTCGCCAATGACATGCCGGGTAGCTGGATTGGTAATGAAAGAAAAGGGACCATTACGGTTGATGGTGGTACCTATACCGTTTATCGTAATACTCGTACCGGTCCTGCAATTAAGACCTCCGGCAACGTGCAGTTCTATCAGTATTTCAGCGTCCGTGACAAACCGCGCGATTGTGGTACCATCAATATTTCCGAGCACATGAGACAGTGGGAAAAGATGGGCATGACCATGGGTAAGCTCTACGAAGCCAAGGTGCTTGGTGAGGCTGGCAACGTCAATGGTCAGGTTAATGGTGGCCATATGGATTTCCCGCATGCCAAGGTGTATATTTCTAACGGTGATACTCCGAAGTCCAGTGCTTCTGTTGCCAAGTCAAGTTCTTCGACTGCGGTTGCAAAGTCCAGTTCTTCTAAGGGTGGCTCGAATGTTTCGGGCACAATTGATGCCTGTAAGGATAAGATGGGCCATGAAGGCAAGGAAACGAGGACCCAGGGCCAGAACAACTCGAGCGTGACGGGTAATGTCGGTAGCTCTCCGTACCACTATGAAATCTGGTACCAGGGCGGCAACAACTCCATGACGTTCTATGACAACGGTACGTACAAGGCCAGTTGGAACGGTACCAACGACTTCCTTGCCCGTGTCGGCTTCAAATATGACGAAAAATCGACATACAGTGATGTTGGCCCCATTGATGCGTACTTTAATTGGAGTAAGCAGGGTAATGCCGGTGGCTACAATTATATCGGTATTTATGGCTGGACGGTTGATCCGCTTGTAGAATACTACATCGTGGATGACTGGTTCAGCGAACCGGGGCCGAACCTCCTGGGTTCCAAGAAGGGTGAGTTCACGGTTGATGGAGCAACTTATGAAGTTTACCAGAACATGCGCTACAATGCACCCTCTATCAAGGGGAACCAAACCTTCCCGCAGTTCTTCAGCAAGCGTAAGGGAGCTCGCTCCTGTGGTCATATCGACATTACGGCTCACTTCAAGAAGTGGGAAGAACTCGGTATGAAGATGGGTAAGATGTACGAAGCCAAGGTGCTTGTCGAAGCTGGCGGTGGTTCGGGTTCCTTCGACGTTTCTTACTTCAGGATGACCGACAAGAAGCATCCTCTTGCCGAACCGGAACCGGAATCCAGCAGCGAAGAAGCTAAGTCTAGCTCTAGCGAAAAGGTGAAGAGCTCTTCTAGCCAGGGTACTATCGGTATCGCTCCGGTGGAATTTGCAGTGCACGAAATCAGCGGCAAGTTCCAGGTACTCGACATGCAGGGCCGCTACCTGGGTTCTGTGGAAATGCAGGCCGGCAGCAACATGAAGGATGTGCTGTTTGCCAAGTTCCACAAGCCGGGCGTGTACATGGTCAAGCAGGGTAGCTACCTGAACACTGTCAGAGTCAACCGCTAAGAGTTTCCACAATCTTCAGGAAATCCCGAAAAAAACTCCAAATTTTGTGGAAGAAGGCGCCTCACACACTGTTGTGGGGCGTTTTTATATACACGAAAAGAATGCCGTATTTTGACGTAAAATAGGCTTTTTTGTGTAAAAATTGTGGATTTGGTGTTGTTTTTTGCAACAACGCCATTTATATGGGGACTATTCCAAATTAGACCAAATGGATATAACTTTGGAATAGAGGTTGAACGGGATTTTCTTAAGGAGTATATTATGAAAACCAATCTTTTTGTTAAAACAGGCTTGGTGCTTGCCTTTGGGCTTGCAACCAGTGCGTTCGCTCAGACTGAAAGTTTCTGCAGCACCGCTGCACACTCGGGTCAGTCTGTGAAGGTCTCTTCGAACAAGACCGGTCAAATCGGTGATATCGGTTACGAACTTTGGGACGAAAACGGCTATGGTGGTGATGCAACCTTCTATAGCGATGGTTCCATGGAATGTAACATTTCCGGTGCTAAGGACTATCTCTGCCGCGCGGGTCTTTCCCTCGGCAGTAACAAAACCTACGATCAGCTTGATGGTGACATGATTGCCGAATTCAAGCTCATCAAGAATAATGCACAGAATGTGGGTTATTCCTACATCGGTATTTACGGCTGGATGGAAGGCGTTCCCGGAACGGCTAGCCAGTTGGTGGAATACTACGTGATCGACAATACCCTCGCCAATGATATGCCGGGTAGCTGGATTGGTAATGAAAGAAAGGGTACTATTAATGTTGACGGCGGTACCTATACGGTTTATCGTAACACTCGTACGGGTCCGGCTATTAAGAACTCCGGTAACGTGACGTTCTATCAGTATTTCAGCGTGCGTACTTCTCCGCGTGATTGCGGTACCATCAATATTTCCGAACACATGAGACAGTGGGAAAAGATGGGCCTGACCATGGGTAAGCTTTACGAAGCCAAGGTGCTCGGTGAAGCTGGTAACGTGAATGGTGAAGTTCGCAGCGGTCACATGGACTTCCCGCATGCTAGGGTTTATGTGGGTTCCTATGTCCCGCCTGAACCGCCGAAGCCGATTGAACGCAAGGCGTTTGGTGGTACCCCGGCTTCTATTCCGGGTATTGTCGAAGCTGAAAACTTTGACGAAGGTAACCAGGATTCTACCTATGGCAACTCCAGTGTAAGTTCGAGTGCTGAAGTCGATAAGGATTACCGTGGTTCCGATTACAGCAATATCGGTATTGTGAACAGCGGTACTGGCAAGGCTATCGGTTATACGAGTGCCGACCAGTGGATGGAATATACCGTGAATGTTGCTGAAGATGGTGAATACGATATCGTGGCTTCTGTTTCGAATGGTTCCGGTGCTGGCAAGTTGAACCTCGCTATCGATGGCAAGCAGATTGCTTCGCTCTCCTTCACGGGTACAAGCAACGACTGGGATGCCTATGAAGACGCTACCGGTAAGGCTACGCTCACCAAGGGTCAGCATGTTCTTCGCATCACGATTGCCAACGACAACACCAACGTTGACTACGTGAAGTTCAGCAAGGAAGGTGGTGAACCGCAGGCTATCGCTGCTGACCTCCGCCTGAACGCTACTGGCAAGACCTACCAGGTGTTCGACATGCAGGGTCGTAACCTCGGTCGCGTGGATGTGGCAAACGGTGCTTCAGTATCTGACGCTCTCTTCGCCAAGTTCCAGAAGGCTGGTGTCTACATGGTCAAGCAGGGTAACAAGCTCAATCTGGTACGCGTGATTCAGTAAAACTTAACATCCAAATGCTCCTATATTGTGGATGAGAAGGCGCCCCGCGAACGCGGGGTGTTTTTTTTGTAGATACAGCCTTTGCCTACTGTCATGCTGAGGACGCTCAGCATCGGCATTTCATGCTTGAGTCATGCTGAGGACACTCAGCATCAGCTTTTCATTAATGCTATATTTCTCTCTGAGGTTTACACTATGAAATTCTTTGTGACAGGTGTGGGTGGCCAGCTGGGCCATGATGTAATGAATGAACTTGCAAAGCGCGGCCATACGGGCGTGGGCTCCGATATGGCTCCTGCCTACAGCGGTGTGGCTGACGGCTCTGCTGTCACGACCATGCCTTATGTGCAGCTCGACATTACGGACTCTGTCGCCGTCGACAAGGCTCTTTCTGAAATCAAGCCCGATGCCGTAATCCACTGTGCCGCATGGACTGCAGTCGACATGGCCGAAGACGATGCCAACGTGGCGAAGGTCCGCGCGGTAAATGCCGGCGGTACGCAGAACATTGCCGATGCCTGCAAGCGCCTGGGCTGCAAGATGACCTATATTAGCACCGACTACGTGTTCAACGGTCAGGGCACGGAACCTTGGCAGCCCGACTGCAAGGATTACAAACCTCTGAATGTTTATGGCCAGACCAAGCTCGAAGGTGAACTTGCAGTCGCGAATACCCTCAGCAAGTATTTTATTGTGCGTATCGCTTGGGTGTTCGGCCTCAATGGCAAGAATTTTATCAAGACCATGCTGAACGTGGGCAAAACTCACGATACCGTGCGCGTGGTGAACGACCAAATCGGCACCCCAACCTACACGCTCGACCTTTCGCGCCTGCTCATCGACATGAACGAAACCGAAAAGTACGGCTACTACCACGCTACCAACGAAGGCGGATTCATCAGCTGGTACGACTTTACCTGCGAAATCTACAAGCAGGCAGGGCTTTCGACCAAGGTGGTTCCGGTAACGACGGCTGAATATGGCCTGAGTAAGGCTGCACGTCCGTTCAACAGCCGCCTCGACAAGAGCAAACTTGTTGCAAACGGATTCAAGCCGCTCCCGACGTGGCAAGATGCGTTGGCCCGCTACCTCAAGGAAATCGGAGAATAATCGATGGCAGAAAAAGAAACTTACCGTGAAGTGATGCCGGGCGAACTCCCGTGCGAAGTGCCGGAATGCGACGGCGTGATGGTCGTCGACCCCGATAATAGCTACAAGCTGACTTGCGACAAGTGCGGACACATAAAAGAGTAGACAGTATACAGTAGGAAGTAGACAGTGGTTAGTAAACAGTGATTAGAAAATCCTAACCACTAACCACCAACCACTAGCCACTTTTTTTAATGCTTTTGTCGTCCCTGAAAATTACCTACCCAGAGCTTCCTGTTGTTGAACATCGGGAAGAATTTTTTGAGTTGCTTGAAACGCACCAGGTGGTGATTGTCAAAGCGGATACTGGGTCCGGTAAGTCGACGCAGCTACCGAAGTTTTTGCTAGAGTGGTATGCTAAAAAAGTAGACGGTAGGAAGTCGGAAGTAGGAAGAGAGGTTTCGGAATCTCAGACATCAGAGCGCGAAGCGCGTCCTCAGAACCCCTTTAAAATCGGTGTGACGGAGCCGAGGCGCCTGGCGGCGATTTCTATTGCGGACCGCCTGCGCGAAGAACTCAAGGACGAAACGCTCGTCAGCACCAAGATTCGCTTTTGGGAGCAGGGCCAAAGTGATGCGCCCATCAAGGTGATGACCGACGGTATCCTGTTGCAGGAATTCCGCCGCGATAGACTCTTCCGCCAGTATTCGGCGATTGTGATTGATGAAGCGCATGAACGTTCGCTGAATATTGATATCCTGCTTGGCATTTTCAAGACGGTGCTGAAAGAACGCGCCGACTTCAAGTTGATTGTAGCGTCTGCGACGCTGGATGCCAAACTTTTTGAAGAATTTTACGATAACAGCTGCGTGATGGAAGCCGAGGGGCGCACGTTCCCGGTGGATGTCGAGTATTATTTTTCAGACGAGAGAACGGGCAGAGCCCTGCAGACGAGAGACGAGAGGGTTTTGGGGCGCGATATCAGTGGCAAGGGGGATTCGGGTTTGCTGGATGAAGCCCGCGATGCGATTCTCGACCTGGAAACGCGCCATCGCGACCATCTGCTTTGTTTTTTGCCGACGGAACGCGACATTCAGGATTTAGCGGGGGAGCTTGCCCACGAACTGGATTCGGCGAGTTTCGATATCTTGCCGCTTTATGGCCGCATGAGCCCCGATGAGCAGCGCCGCATTTTCAAGCATACGAGCAAAACCCGCGTGGTGCTCGCGACAAACATTGCCGAAACTTCCTTGACGATTCCGGGGATTGCCTACGTGGTCGATACGGGCATGGCCCGCATCTCGCGCTACAACGCGCAGTCAAGAATTCAGGGGCTTCCGGTAGAAGAAATTTCAAAAGCGTCTGCACGGCAGCGCACAGGGCGCGCGGGGCGCGTAAAGCCCGGCGTGTGTATTCGACTTTATTCGCCCGAAGAATTCGAGAAGCGAGACGAGTTTACGGAGCCGGAAATCCGGCGTAGTAATCTCGCGAACGTCGTTTTGCAACTCAGAAGCCTCGGGCTTGAACTTGAAAATTTCCCGTTCCTGCAGTCGCCGCCGCATTCGGCATTCCGCGGCGCGTACAAGACGCTTTTCGAACTCGGCGCGTTGACTGCGGATAATTCCAGTGGCCATGTGACGAAGCTTGGCCGCGAAATGACGCGGCTCCCGATGGACGTGGCGCTTTCGGCGGTGCTTTTACGGGCGCGCGAATCGGGAGTGCTACAACCCGCGTTAATTGTCTGCTCGGCACTCTCGATTCAGGACCCGCGAGTGGTGCCGAGCGAAGAGCCGGAGCGCACCCGTATCCGCCAGCTGCATCGCAAGTTTGCGGGGCACAAGAGCGACTTTCTCACCTACATTTGCATGTGGAATGGTTTCTGCAGTGAATGGGACGGAAAATCGTGGAACAAGTTGCGCAAGTATTGCGACAAGTTCAGCTTCCATTTTTTGCGTTGCCGTGAATGGATTGATTTGTACGAACAATTCGGTCGCATCCTCGACGTGAAATATGAAAATCGCGTCTGCCCACTCGATAGTTTCCACGCTGACAACCTGCATATCGCTCTCCTTTCAGGATTCTTGGGTGGCATTGCCCGCCGCGATATCGAAAACGGTTGCTACCGACTGGTGAGTGGCCGCGAAACGCATGTATTCCCCGGTAGCGATTTGTACGGCAAGAGTGTGGAATGGCTCTTTAGCGCCGAAGTCCGCGAAACAAGCCGCATTTTTTTGAACAAGGGTGCCGAAATCAAGCCTGAATGGATTATGCAGGTGGCAGAACCCTTCTGTACCCGCCGCTGGTTTATGCCGACCTGGAATCAGGAACGCGGCTTTGTAGAAGCGGTCGAAGAAGTGAGCTTCAGGGGGCTTGTCATCAGTCGCGGTCACCGGGTGGATTACGCCCGCGTAAATCCCGACGAATGTGCCGAAATTTTCTGGCGCGAGGCCGTGGTGCTTGGGCAAATGGCCCGCCCCTTCGCCTTCATGACCCACAACGAGCGCGTCGTCGAAGACCTGCATGGGCTTGAGGCCCGCAAGCGCCAATTCGGGCTTGCTCCCAGCGAAGACGCCCTGGTGGATTACTACGTGCGCATTGCCCCGCGGGTCAATTCCATCAAGACGCTCAAGGATTACATTCGGGAGCACACCGACCAGTTCCTGAAATTTGATGCGAAATTTTGGCTGGACCAGTTAGACGAGAGAACGGGCGCTGCCCTACAGACGAGAGACGAGAGAGGTCGAAATACATTGGGCGATTTTTTGACCCGAAACTCGGACCTTAAACCCTATACATCAAAGGCGCAACGCGCCGACCTCGAGCCCACTCTCGGCGGTTCTATCGAGCAGTTCCGCATTGAAGGACTCGACGGTTCTAGCCGCATGGTTACGGGCGAGATGGTTTTTGACGCGACCAAGGAATACGATGGCATTACTCTCGACTTGCCTTACGACTTGATTCCGCAACTGACTCCTGCGAAACTTGCGCTTTCGATTCACCAGTGGCGCGAATGGATGATTGAATCCATCGTGCGCGAAATGCCCAAGGCCGCAAAAAAACAGCTTGAAAACCGCCGCACCTTTATCGACGATGCTTTCTGTGATCGTCTGAAGGCCGCTCCGCACAAGTCACCCTTGGTCTCGCTGTACGAGGTATTTGCCGGAATCAAGCAAATCGATTGCGATATTCCGACGGTGACGCCCGAAAAAGAGAACCACCTGCGCCTGCATGCCAAAATCTTTAAGCAAGGCTTTCCGGAAAAATTCGCCGTCGAGCTTAATCCGGAATGGGGATGCTTCAATTTGTTCGCCGCAGTCCGCCCGATTGTGGTGACCTTCGGCATCGATTTTGCGCTCGGCGGTATGCGCTTCGGTTGGCGCCTCGGCGAATCGGCCCTGATGACTTCTGAAGAATCTGCTTTCTGGCAGGACTTTAGAAAGCGAGTGGAAGGGAGCACAAATGCTGCCCCCGAAGGCTCTGATGCGCATACAGCGTTGATAACCGATCGTCTGAACTTGCTCGAAACCGGGGGGCTCTATTCCGACGGATTCAAGACAGCGCTCAAAGCTTGGGCTCTCAAATCACTCGTCGCCGACCATCTGGATGCGAACCGCTGCGTACGCTTTACCGGCCTGGAATTTTCCCGCGGAAAAAAAATCAACGATTTCAAGAATCTCGCGGCGACCTCTCGCAGCGAAGATGACGAGGTGCGCCTCGCCTTGGTGCGTGCCACGTACGAGTCGGCGCTTCTCGGTGCCGAGGCGTTCGTAAAGTATTGGGACGTTCTCCGCGAATTCTCGGTTGCCATGCGCCAGGGCGGCGACCATGCTCGCGATGCCCTCGGCGTCATCACGGCGAACCACAAGTCTATCGGTAAAATTGTTGCGCTCTATACCTCCGATAAAGAGTCAATTCTGTTTGAAAGGGTTTGTCTTTTGAGTGATTCTGTGGTGCCTGCCCGCCCCGAATTATCGGTGCGCACGCTCCGCGAAAAGTTCCGGCCCTACCTCAAGGCCCGCTTCATGAAGGACCACGAGCTCAAAAACGCCCGTGACTTGCTTTCGAAAATGGAGCGCCTCTCGCAAGACGATCCTGAATATCCGGAACTATACTTGCAGGCAAACGCCCTGCTCGAGGGCTTCGAAGTCCTCAAGTTCAAGCGCAAGGGCGACGATTCCGAAGATGTAATCGAAGATGACGCCCTGAAAAAACTCAAGGGCCGGTTCGGGCGGCTCTAGTGCCCGCGACTTTCTGATTCGATATTTATATTTTAGGCAAAAAGAGGTGCCCGATGCAAATTTCCGAATTCTCGACATGGCTAGACAACTTGCTTGAACCGAAGATGTTCAGGGATTACTGCGTCGACGGTCTTTGCGTCGAAGCTTCCGACAAGGTCACGCGAATCGTCACCGGAGTCTCTTTTCGCGATCGCCTCATCGATGCCGCTATTGAAAACAAGGCCGATTGCATCATCGTGCATCACCCGAATGGTTTCTGGAAGGGCGAAAACTGCAGGCTAGTGGGTAAATTCGGTGAACGCATGCGCCGACTCATGCAGCATGGAATTTCTCTTTACGGCTTCCACCTGCCGCTCGACGGTCATATGGAAGTGGGGAATAACATCTTGATTGCCAACGCCTTCGGCCTCCAAAATGTGGAAGGGTTCCTCCGCGAAGGGGAGCGTACCATCGGGGTCGTGGGCGAGTTTGCCGAACCCGTTTCCTGCGAAGCGTTTGAGGAACTGGCCTGTGGCGTGTTCGAACATGGCGTGCAGCATTCCCTGATGTACGGCAAACCATCCATTAAAAAGCTCGCCGTCTGCAGTGGCTCGGCCGGAGCTCCAGCCATTGAAGAAGCAATCGCTCTCGGTTGCGATGCCTTTGTGACGGGTGAAATCAAGGAAGCGGTTCCTATCGCCTGCGAAGAACTGGGTTTCAACTTGCTCAGCTGCGGGCATCACCGTACCGAAATCTTCGGTGTCCGGGCCCTGGCTGCTAAAATCCAGGCCGAACTGGGTATCCCGGCCTCTTTTATCGATATCGATAACGAAGTGTAAATTTCCTTGATTTTACACCTCGTGTAATGTTACTTTTTCCTTTCCCTAAGAAGAATGATTTGGCGATTTTGAACGAAAATCGCCGTTTTTGAATGGTATACCCCCCTGTATGACCCATGTCACACTATTTTACATTGCCACCTGAGACCTTTTTGCTATCTTTCCGCTCGTGAATTTTTACAAGACAACCATACACTTCCAGAACTCCTCGAAGTCGATGACCGTCCATATGCCGGTGTTCCTTTTCAAGGCATGGCCCGTGCTTCGGATCTTTGTTGCGATTGGTGTATTGTTGTTTGTCGTCCAGATGGTTTCGACCACGATTTACGATGGCATCCTGAATCACCAGTTGAACGAGCGCCATAAGCTCGACAAGGAAATGTCCCAGATTCAGGGAACCCTCGACTACCTGTCGAACACCACGGCTTCTTTCTTCTCGGACGAAAACCGCCTTTATGCAAGCTTTGGACTGCCTGTGCAGGATAAAGAATCTCGTGAACTCGGTATGGGTGGTTCTGTAAGTCCTAATTCTCTTTTGCTGCGCAAGACGTCCCCGGTCTACGAACGCATGTCCATTTTGAATGAAACCGCTCAGCGCATTCAGGGCAAGCTTGCGAACAACGATTCCTCTTTCCGCACACTGAACAAGTTCATGGATCAGAAGCACTACATGTGGCGCTTCATTCCGTCTATTTCTCCGACAAACGGCCGCTATGCCTCGGCTTTCGGCCCCCGTATCCATCCGGTGACGGGTGAAGTCGGCAAAATGCACCAGGGTGTGGATATCGCAAACGAACGCTGGACTCCGATTTATGCTCCTGCCGATGGCGTGGTGGAAGTCGCCCAGTTGAGTTCTACCTTCGGTAACTTTGTAACGATCGACCACGGAAACGGCATCAAGACACGCTACGGTCACATGCAGTTGTCCATTGTGCATCCGGGTCAGTATTTGCATCGCTACCAAGTGATTGGTTATATGGGAAACACCGGCCGTTCCGTCGGTCCTCACCTCCATTACGAGGTCTGGGTCCGCAACAGCCCTGTTAACCCGCTTGCCTATATGTTGCCCAACGGATATACCGTCGACTAACGGTTCCGGGTAACGCTCTGCCCCTAAAATATGGCGCCGGCTTTGACTGGCTAAGGGCAGTAACCCCCTAGGGGGTCTCATGAATCAGAATGCATTTTTGCGTTTGTACACGCTTCTTTGGGGCGTGGTGTTTTTCTTTTTCGGTTTGGCCCGAGCGGACGAAACTCCGGATCTCTACTTTACCGAGGTTCACCATTGCCCTGTAGAACCGGAACCCGAATGGGTGGAGGTCTACAATGCTTCGGGGCGTCCGCTCCCGGTAGAGGATTACCGCTTTTGCAACCGCGCCAAGAACTGGGGCGCAAGTCAAGGCAAGGCAAAGACTCGGCGCGACACCGTTGCCCCGTACGAGACGGTGCTTTTTACCCGCGACACGCTCCTGCTTCGCGAATATCTCGGGTTCAAGGATGTGCGATTGATTCAATATGCCATGGGGTACTTGAACAATACGGCAGGCTCGCTTGCCATTTGCAAGGGGGACTCTGTCATTGACAGTGTGGCATGGGATAAGTCGACGGTTGCCTGCCCTTCGGGTTTCAATCCGCGGACGGGCCGCGCCGAAAATACGCCGGGCTTCCAGAAGACGATTGACAGCCGAGGTTCTCGCGGGGCAGGAACGGTTTATCAGAAGGCTCCCTTTACCTTCAAGTTGTCGACTCGCGTTGTGCGGGTGAACAAGACGCCCTTGCGGGTTTATGTAGAAAGCGAACAGTCGGTGGTGTTGAAATTACTGGATTCTGCTGGTCGAGAACAATGGAACATGAACGTGTCTCCCTATTCCAATGCGTGGCTGAATATACCGCTTCAACACCTATCGGGTATAGGCGTAGCCTATATCTCGCTTTCTTCCGGTCGCTACGAAAAATTGGTCGGATTCTTGTTGAGGCCGTAATATGCGAAGTGCTGTTATCTTCTTCGTTTGGCTAGCGAGCCTTGCCTGTGCGATGGATTTTCCGGGAGAATTTGTCCAAAATCCCGAGGGTAATCTCGCCTTTTCGGGGTTGCCCGGGTACAAGTCAACTCCGGCCCGTTATTTGGAAGAGGGGACTGCAGCCGGATTTGGAGTGGCCTATGCCCGAATACCCGGGGCCGACTTTCAAGTGGCGGGGGCTGCAGTCGAAATCGGTCTGTGGAAAAGTCGGGTCGGCGTTTTCGGCTCCTATACAGAAATGGATACTCTTTACAGGCAGGTGTATTCCGAGACTGATCTTTCGTTGACACGTTCCTGGTTGATTGCTGGCGTGGGTTATGGTGTTTCGGTTGATTGGCTTCCAGGCGAAGAAAGCTGGACCTTGAATCGCTATAAAGTTGGGTTTGCGGTTCTAAAAAGGCCTTTGACTTTTTCCGGAATGGCATCCCTAGTCAACCAAGGTTCGTTTTTCCAGATGGATTATGGGGTGTCCCTTCGGTTCGATGGTGAAATTTTCGGGACTTTCGTGGAATATGATGGGTATTCCGTTGATGTAGGGAACTACTTGAATTTTTCGCATATGTCAGTAATATCCGCTTACCGCTTTCCGGAGTTTGCCATTTCTGTTTCGCTGGTAATCTCGGTTGGGGGGTGGTCTCTTTCGGGGGCTTATGGCGATGCCTACCCCATATGGGATTGGTTTGGGTTTACGGTATCTAAGACAATCCGAAAAAAGACTATATTGTAGATATGCAGGTATCTGTAGGTCTTTTGATAGCGCTTTCTTTTGTCTGTTTTCTTGTGACAACGGCGTTTGTGATTTCGGTCCTTTTGATTAGGGACTTGCTCCACAAGCAGAAAATCTATTCCAATTTTTCTGGATTCCTGAGTGATTTTCTGGTCATTATTTCTAAAGAAGGCCGACTGATTGACGCATCTCCCTCTTATATTTCGGACCCCCTTTATAACTTGATCATGCGCAAAAAGTCCTTCAAGAAGGTATTTTCGGCGCCGGAATACAAGCGTTTCTCGGAGTACATTAGAGGTCTGGACGCCTATCCTGATATTCCCTTCGTATTCTCTCAAGATGCAGGGGATGGCTTGAACTGGTACGAAATTCGTGCACGGCAAAAGCAGGAGGGTGATGTTCATATGGTCCTTTTGCTGAAAAATGTGACCCTGGATGTGGAATCCCGTACGCAGCGCGATGAATTGAAAGAAAAAGTGGATATGTTACTTCAGAGTACGGGAGATTTTCTGTGGTCTATGGATGTGGATTCCCGTAAGTTCACTTTTTTGACGCCTCTTGTAGATGACGAAGGTCGTGCAATTCCTAGAACCCAGGGGGTGCAAGATATTCGTGCCATGATGCCTGAAGAAGATTATGCCTTCTTTGACAAGCATTTGAACGCCCGTATTGTGGAATTTCGTGCCAAGGGTCAAGATTTTAGTGAAACACGCGGCGTGAGACTGCGCCTAGAAGGTGAAAACGGCAAGTTGGACTGGTATGCGTTCTGTGGTCGCCTTTATACCGAAGAAAACGCAAAGATTGTGTTCCGCGGTTCTGCCCGTAGGTTGGACTTGCAACTTGAAACTCCGGTTGTGGAAGCGTCGGCCATGAGCGAATCGACCCAGGTGTCCGCATTGGCTTTCCCGGATATTCGTCTGTTCTGGATTGACCGAGATTACAAGATTTGTGGCTGTAATCAAGCCTTTTCCCTTGCTTTTGGTAGCCCGATTCCTGAAGATATCAAAGGCAAACGCCTACTCGAAGTCGTTCGCCCACGCTATTTCTCGCTCTTCCACGGCGTACTTTCGGAAGTGTTCGAAAAAGGTCTTTCTAAATCTTGGAAAGGCGCCTTTGGTGTGGGAAAGCGCTTGCTGTGGTTCAATGCGGTGCCGTTGAAACGCCCTGATGGCTACACATACCGCGTTTTGGGAGTGTATCTGCAGCTGGATGAAAATGACTTTAGTTCCGTAAATAATTTAACACTGGAGAAAAAATGAAAAAGTTGATGTTACTTGCTGTTGCTTCGCTGCTTGTGCTTTCTGCATGCGAAGGAAAGAAAGACGAACAAGTTCAGGTTCAGACGCAGCCCGCTCCTGCAGTTGAACAGCCTGCTGCAAAGCCTGCTCCGGCTGAAGAACGTCCGGCAATGCAGTCCATTGATTGGGATAAGGCTCTTGAAATGAACAAGAACGGTGCCATTTTTGTGGATGTCCGTAATCCGCCGGAACTTAACGAAGGCTATGCTCCTGAAGCAAAGAATATCCCTCTTGGCGAATTGAAGAACCGCTTGGCTGAACTTCCGAAAGACAAGGACTTGCTGATTT
Protein-coding regions in this window:
- a CDS encoding PAS domain-containing protein; amino-acid sequence: MQVSVGLLIALSFVCFLVTTAFVISVLLIRDLLHKQKIYSNFSGFLSDFLVIISKEGRLIDASPSYISDPLYNLIMRKKSFKKVFSAPEYKRFSEYIRGLDAYPDIPFVFSQDAGDGLNWYEIRARQKQEGDVHMVLLLKNVTLDVESRTQRDELKEKVDMLLQSTGDFLWSMDVDSRKFTFLTPLVDDEGRAIPRTQGVQDIRAMMPEEDYAFFDKHLNARIVEFRAKGQDFSETRGVRLRLEGENGKLDWYAFCGRLYTEENAKIVFRGSARRLDLQLETPVVEASAMSESTQVSALAFPDIRLFWIDRDYKICGCNQAFSLAFGSPIPEDIKGKRLLEVVRPRYFSLFHGVLSEVFEKGLSKSWKGAFGVGKRLLWFNAVPLKRPDGYTYRVLGVYLQLDENDFSSVNNLTLEKK
- a CDS encoding Nif3-like dinuclear metal center hexameric protein, coding for MQISEFSTWLDNLLEPKMFRDYCVDGLCVEASDKVTRIVTGVSFRDRLIDAAIENKADCIIVHHPNGFWKGENCRLVGKFGERMRRLMQHGISLYGFHLPLDGHMEVGNNILIANAFGLQNVEGFLREGERTIGVVGEFAEPVSCEAFEELACGVFEHGVQHSLMYGKPSIKKLAVCSGSAGAPAIEEAIALGCDAFVTGEIKEAVPIACEELGFNLLSCGHHRTEIFGVRALAAKIQAELGIPASFIDIDNEV
- a CDS encoding rhodanese-like domain-containing protein; this encodes MKKLMLLAVASLLVLSACEGKKDEQVQVQTQPAPAVEQPAAKPAPAEERPAMQSIDWDKALEMNKNGAIFVDVRNPPELNEGYAPEAKNIPLGELKNRLAELPKDKDLLIYCRSGRRSEAATNYLLGQGYTRVYNVLGGYLAFPQK
- a CDS encoding M23 family metallopeptidase, encoding MNFYKTTIHFQNSSKSMTVHMPVFLFKAWPVLRIFVAIGVLLFVVQMVSTTIYDGILNHQLNERHKLDKEMSQIQGTLDYLSNTTASFFSDENRLYASFGLPVQDKESRELGMGGSVSPNSLLLRKTSPVYERMSILNETAQRIQGKLANNDSSFRTLNKFMDQKHYMWRFIPSISPTNGRYASAFGPRIHPVTGEVGKMHQGVDIANERWTPIYAPADGVVEVAQLSSTFGNFVTIDHGNGIKTRYGHMQLSIVHPGQYLHRYQVIGYMGNTGRSVGPHLHYEVWVRNSPVNPLAYMLPNGYTVD